A stretch of Oryza brachyantha chromosome 4, ObraRS2, whole genome shotgun sequence DNA encodes these proteins:
- the LOC107304108 gene encoding UDP-glycosyltransferase 79-like, with protein MPISSTLACADEVDNENCEGIVVPKEGMIFESEDKAYNIYNLYAGKVGFSIRKSHSKLTRDGTVYQKHIVCNNEGERGCFLTHCGWNSTIEAIVIGVPLLAMPQWTDQPTTAKYIESASGNGVRLQRDNEGIVRKNADKWMKKAKEAMKEGGSSSNNIAMFAAKYTSH; from the exons ATGCCTATTTCAAGCACACTAGCATGTGCTGATGAG GTGGATAATGAAAATTGTGAAGGTATCGTTGTCCCTAAAGAAGGAATGATTTTTGAATCAGAAGATAAGGCATATAATATTTACAACTTATATGCTGGTAAGGTTGGATTTAGTATTCGAAAGAGTCACTCAAAGCTAACAAGAGATGGCACCGTATATCAAAAACACATTGTTTGCAACAATGAAGGAGAACGAG GCTGCTTCTTAACTCACTGTGGATGGAACTCAACAATAGAAGCAATTGTTATTGGCGTTCCACTGCTAGCAATGCCTCAGTGGACAGACCAACCAACTACAGCGAAGTACATCGAGAGTGCATCGGGAAACGGTGTACGCTTGCAGCGGGACAATGAAGGCATAGTGAGGAAAAACGCTGATAAGTGGATGAAGAAAGCGAAGGAAGCAATGAAGGAAGGGGGCAGCTCGAGTAATAATATTGCCATGTTCGCCGCGAAGTACACTTCACACTGA